In the Gemmatimonadota bacterium genome, one interval contains:
- a CDS encoding acyl-CoA dehydrogenase family protein yields the protein MDDSQYFSEQHYQVRDMVRAFARDEVAPVAARYDASAEFPWENIAKMAELGLLGVPWAEELGGAGLDLTSYMLVIHELAKVDASHGLTVSAHTTLGTSPIVYFGNDQQRQRFVPLLASGRVMGGFGLTEEGAGSDAGGTRTTAVKKGDRYILNGSKRFITHGGVGEIFVVTAVTDPTKGTRGGISAFILTKGNDDLVRAQEHGIGHAPELVPMPGFKSGRKEDKLGWRASDTRELIFEDVEVPAENLLGAEGHGFSNFMRTLDAGRIGIAALSLGIAEGAFEEALKYSTVRKQFGQPISSFQGISFQLADMATEIEAGKHLVYHAASMLQRGLNVTKPAAMAKLFCSELAMRATIKAIQVHGGYGYTKEYPVERMMRDAKICEIGEGTSEIQRLVIARELLKDVTA from the coding sequence ATGGACGATTCGCAGTACTTTTCCGAGCAGCACTATCAGGTCCGCGACATGGTCCGGGCCTTTGCACGTGACGAGGTCGCCCCCGTCGCCGCCCGCTACGACGCCAGCGCGGAGTTCCCCTGGGAGAACATCGCCAAGATGGCCGAACTCGGGCTCCTCGGCGTCCCGTGGGCCGAAGAGCTCGGGGGCGCGGGGCTCGACCTCACGAGCTACATGCTCGTCATCCACGAGCTGGCCAAGGTCGATGCGTCGCACGGGCTCACCGTCTCCGCTCACACGACGCTCGGCACCTCCCCCATCGTGTATTTCGGGAACGACCAGCAGCGTCAGCGCTTCGTGCCGCTCCTGGCGTCGGGGCGCGTCATGGGCGGCTTCGGCCTCACCGAGGAGGGGGCCGGCAGCGACGCCGGCGGCACGCGCACGACCGCGGTCAAGAAGGGCGATCGCTACATCCTGAACGGGTCCAAGCGCTTCATCACCCACGGAGGGGTCGGCGAGATCTTCGTCGTCACCGCCGTCACCGACCCCACCAAGGGGACGCGCGGCGGGATCTCCGCCTTCATCCTCACCAAGGGGAACGACGACCTGGTGCGGGCGCAGGAGCATGGCATCGGGCACGCCCCGGAACTCGTCCCCATGCCTGGCTTCAAGTCGGGGCGCAAGGAAGACAAGCTCGGATGGCGCGCCTCCGACACGCGCGAACTCATCTTCGAGGACGTCGAGGTCCCTGCCGAGAACCTGCTAGGCGCTGAGGGCCATGGCTTCTCGAACTTCATGCGAACCCTCGACGCGGGGCGCATCGGGATCGCCGCGCTCTCGTTAGGGATCGCCGAGGGAGCGTTCGAGGAAGCGCTCAAGTACTCGACCGTTCGCAAGCAGTTCGGCCAGCCGATCTCCTCGTTCCAGGGGATCTCGTTCCAGCTCGCCGACATGGCCACGGAAATCGAGGCGGGGAAGCACCTCGTGTACCACGCGGCCTCGATGCTCCAGCGCGGCCTCAACGTCACCAAGCCGGCCGCCATGGCCAAGCTCTTCTGCTCCGAGCTGGCCATGCGCGCGACCATCAAGGCCATCCAGGTGCACGGCGGCTACGGCTACACCAAGGAGTACCCGGTCGAGCGCATGATGCGCGACGCCAAGATCTGTGAGATCGGGGAAGGGACGAGCGAGATTCAGCGCCTCGTCATCGCCAGGGAGCTGCTGAAGGACGTCACGGCGTGA
- the hypF gene encoding carbamoyltransferase HypF codes for MTAGPVLPPMAIVRRHVHVRGVVQGVGFRPFAHALAGRFGVGGHVGNDGAGVFLELEGEESRVDAFLEALRVEAPPLARIESVHAVALAPRGETAFRILASAATPGAVTPVAADVAPCADCLRELEDPADRRYRYPFINCTNCGPRYSIVRDVPYDRPNTTMAGFVMCEACQREYDAPDNRRFHAQPNACPTCGPTLAWHRIDVPDAAPEVGEAAMREALAMLTRGGTVAVKGVGGFHLACDATREDAVARLRARKQRAEKPLALLVADVATARRFATVSPAEATLLQAPERPIVLLARRTAPDHPLASSVAPGQSTLGVMLPPSPLHHLLAAFGPLVLTSGNLSEEPIARDNDEALTRLAPIVDGFLTHDRPIHVVCDDSVVRVHEEGELPIRRSRGYAPYPVRLPHAVPSILAVGAELKATACLTRDRYAFLTPHIGDLGNLETMEAMERACHHLERLFRVRPARIACDLHPGYRSTQWARTIAAERGLPVVAVQHHHAHLAALFTEHALAPDEPLLAFVFDGTGYGTDGTIWGGEVLLGDVRGVDRVAHLATTPLPGGDAAVRHPARVALAQLWAAGYDWDGTASAAALGVTERRILRTQLERRINCATTSSMGRFLDAAASLAGVRQAVSYEGQAAIEFEALALAGADGDGDYHFPLSGGDSVPVVFDGAHVLQRVATDRARGRSPRDIARAVHDALAACIVAVADAVRAARGVNRVGLTGGVFQNVLLLSLATARLRAAGFTVYTHHRVPPNDGGLALGQAMVAAATEDVS; via the coding sequence ATGACCGCCGGCCCCGTGCTGCCCCCCATGGCGATCGTTAGGCGCCACGTGCACGTGCGCGGGGTCGTGCAGGGGGTCGGCTTCCGACCCTTCGCCCATGCCCTCGCCGGCCGCTTCGGCGTCGGCGGACACGTCGGCAACGACGGCGCCGGGGTCTTCCTCGAACTCGAGGGAGAAGAATCGCGGGTGGACGCCTTTCTCGAGGCCCTGCGGGTCGAAGCACCCCCCCTCGCCCGCATCGAGTCAGTGCACGCCGTCGCCCTCGCCCCTCGTGGGGAGACGGCCTTCCGCATCCTCGCCAGCGCGGCGACCCCGGGCGCCGTGACCCCCGTCGCCGCCGACGTGGCGCCGTGCGCCGACTGCCTGCGGGAACTCGAGGATCCCGCCGACCGGCGCTATCGCTACCCGTTCATCAATTGCACCAACTGCGGTCCGCGGTACTCCATCGTGCGTGACGTGCCGTACGATCGGCCGAACACGACGATGGCGGGCTTCGTCATGTGCGAGGCGTGCCAACGTGAGTACGACGCCCCGGACAACCGACGCTTTCACGCGCAGCCGAATGCCTGCCCCACGTGCGGTCCGACGCTCGCCTGGCACCGGATCGACGTCCCGGACGCCGCGCCTGAGGTGGGCGAGGCGGCGATGCGGGAAGCGCTCGCCATGCTTACGCGCGGCGGCACCGTGGCGGTGAAGGGGGTGGGGGGCTTTCACCTCGCGTGCGATGCGACGCGTGAGGACGCCGTGGCGCGGTTGCGCGCGCGCAAGCAACGGGCGGAGAAGCCGCTCGCCCTGCTCGTCGCCGATGTCGCGACGGCCCGTCGGTTCGCGACCGTCTCCCCTGCCGAGGCGACGCTCCTGCAGGCCCCGGAGCGTCCCATCGTCCTGCTCGCGCGCCGCACGGCGCCCGACCACCCCCTCGCCTCCAGCGTCGCCCCCGGCCAATCGACGCTCGGCGTGATGCTGCCGCCGTCGCCGCTGCATCACCTGCTTGCCGCCTTTGGGCCCCTCGTGCTCACGTCGGGGAACCTCAGCGAGGAGCCGATCGCCCGCGACAACGATGAGGCGCTCACGCGCCTCGCCCCGATCGTCGACGGCTTCCTGACGCACGATCGTCCGATCCATGTGGTGTGCGACGATTCTGTAGTGCGCGTCCACGAGGAAGGCGAGCTTCCGATACGCCGGTCGCGCGGCTACGCCCCGTATCCGGTTCGCCTGCCGCATGCGGTGCCGTCTATCCTCGCGGTCGGCGCGGAACTCAAGGCGACCGCGTGCCTCACGCGCGACCGGTACGCCTTCCTCACGCCGCACATCGGTGACCTGGGGAACCTCGAGACGATGGAAGCGATGGAGCGCGCCTGCCATCATCTGGAGCGCCTCTTTCGCGTGCGCCCCGCGCGCATCGCCTGCGACCTGCATCCGGGCTATCGCTCGACGCAGTGGGCGCGCACCATCGCCGCCGAGCGTGGGCTCCCCGTGGTCGCGGTCCAGCATCATCACGCGCATCTGGCCGCCCTGTTCACCGAACACGCCCTTGCGCCTGACGAGCCCCTCCTCGCCTTTGTCTTCGACGGCACCGGCTACGGGACCGATGGAACGATCTGGGGGGGGGAAGTCTTGCTCGGCGACGTGCGAGGCGTCGACCGGGTCGCGCACCTCGCCACGACCCCCCTTCCGGGAGGCGATGCCGCCGTCCGCCATCCCGCGCGTGTCGCGCTGGCCCAACTGTGGGCAGCAGGCTACGACTGGGATGGCACGGCCTCCGCGGCTGCCCTCGGCGTCACGGAGCGCCGCATCCTCCGCACCCAACTCGAGCGTCGGATCAACTGCGCCACGACCTCCTCGATGGGTCGGTTCCTCGACGCGGCCGCCTCGCTCGCCGGCGTGCGCCAGGCCGTGAGTTACGAGGGGCAGGCGGCGATTGAGTTCGAGGCCCTCGCCCTCGCGGGCGCCGACGGCGATGGCGATTATCACTTCCCGCTGAGCGGTGGGGACAGCGTCCCCGTCGTCTTCGACGGCGCCCACGTCCTGCAGCGGGTCGCGACCGACCGAGCGCGCGGCCGGTCGCCGCGCGATATTGCACGGGCGGTCCATGACGCGCTGGCGGCGTGCATCGTCGCCGTGGCCGATGCTGTGCGGGCGGCACGCGGCGTCAACCGCGTCGGGCTGACCGGCGGTGTGTTCCAGAACGTGCTCCTCCTCTCGCTCGCGACCGCGCGCCTGCGCGCCGCGGGATTCACTGTGTATACGCACCACCGGGTGCCACCTAACGACGGCGGGCTCGCGCTCGGACAGGCGATGGTCGCCGCCGCGACGGAGGACGTGTCATGA
- a CDS encoding U32 family peptidase, whose amino-acid sequence MSKRPIPELLAPAGSIDAVRAAVANGANAVYLGAERFNARDEGAQLSLDELEQACVIAHAGGARVYLTLNILVKPAELTDALSLLGEAIDRGIDAAIVQDLGLVRLIQRVYPGFEIHGSTQMTVHDADGARLMRDVGIERVVLSRENTLDDVRAIRAAVPDLGLETFVHGALCISYSGQCFMSGMISERSANRGSCAQSCRKDYVLTDTTTGAELDRGYLISAKDLAAHDQIAQLAEIGVGCLKVEGRKKKPEYVATVTRTYRDFLDRVAAGEPVTATADEVRPLVQIFSRGFTSGMFTGRAGRTYITRSQPDNRGHELGVVVGRDGQELLIDVTHPVCPGDGLGFEPPEGAAGQPTGFSITKVRTVSERAGVIRQAIATREWVNAGWRVVRSAEAALLERARASFAALPVPVRGRRQRLDVRLFGSAGSPLKAIFTAGDEVVERRSETALAPAAQRALDYAKLREQLGRLGETPFTLGALDVTALADGLFLPVSEINRLRQAAVDELLVRRDWARVAQLAERDARIADAVSTPPAPAVPVHDGFTLSAEVASLEDARTAAAAGATEVIFDPFLRHPIPPASRLATLRDELAASGVTLRLRTPTIVRPEERRTLDKWLALQLPILTGHAGLAVALAGGGRDVAADYAVNVFNAYTAAEFFSRGVARIAASVELTADEIVQLVAPWEGRGFEVVAYGRPEGMTIEHCVLSAAFDREATTCRDLCVQKHPVVEITDPAGYTFPVATDAACRNRLLHSRPIEGSEFVPRLWAAGVRSYRLLFNVPGDPVALVVGEFARLCSALARGEQAPALAVRERLEHQFTRGHFARAV is encoded by the coding sequence ATGTCCAAGCGCCCCATCCCCGAACTCCTCGCACCGGCCGGCTCCATCGACGCCGTGCGGGCCGCCGTGGCCAACGGCGCCAATGCCGTCTACCTGGGCGCGGAGCGATTCAACGCGCGGGACGAGGGGGCACAGCTGTCGCTCGACGAGCTCGAGCAGGCCTGTGTTATCGCCCACGCGGGCGGGGCGCGCGTCTATCTCACGCTCAACATCCTGGTCAAGCCCGCAGAGCTGACCGACGCCCTCTCCCTCCTGGGCGAGGCGATCGACCGCGGAATCGATGCGGCGATCGTGCAGGACCTCGGGCTCGTGCGCCTCATCCAGCGCGTCTATCCCGGCTTCGAAATCCACGGCTCCACGCAGATGACCGTGCATGATGCCGACGGGGCGCGCCTCATGCGCGACGTTGGCATCGAGCGCGTGGTGCTGTCGCGCGAGAACACGCTCGACGACGTGCGCGCCATTCGCGCCGCCGTCCCCGACCTCGGGCTCGAGACCTTCGTCCACGGCGCGCTCTGCATCTCGTACTCCGGGCAGTGCTTCATGTCGGGGATGATCTCCGAGCGGAGCGCCAACCGCGGCTCGTGTGCGCAGTCGTGCCGCAAGGACTACGTGCTCACCGACACCACGACGGGCGCGGAACTCGATCGTGGCTACCTCATCTCGGCCAAGGACCTGGCGGCGCACGACCAGATCGCCCAACTCGCCGAGATCGGCGTCGGCTGCCTCAAGGTCGAAGGTCGCAAGAAGAAGCCCGAGTACGTCGCCACGGTCACCCGCACGTATCGCGACTTCCTCGACCGCGTTGCGGCTGGCGAGCCCGTCACGGCGACGGCGGACGAGGTGCGGCCGCTCGTGCAGATCTTCTCGCGCGGCTTCACGAGCGGGATGTTCACCGGGCGCGCGGGGCGCACGTACATCACGCGCTCCCAGCCTGACAATCGAGGGCACGAGCTCGGCGTCGTCGTCGGGCGCGACGGGCAGGAGCTGCTCATCGACGTCACGCATCCGGTCTGTCCGGGTGACGGGCTCGGCTTCGAACCCCCCGAGGGGGCCGCCGGCCAGCCGACGGGCTTTTCCATCACCAAGGTACGTACCGTCAGCGAGCGTGCCGGGGTGATTCGGCAGGCCATCGCCACGCGCGAGTGGGTGAACGCGGGGTGGCGCGTGGTGCGTAGTGCCGAGGCGGCGCTGCTCGAGCGCGCGCGCGCCTCGTTTGCCGCGCTCCCGGTTCCGGTGCGTGGGCGCCGGCAGCGACTCGACGTGCGCCTGTTCGGCAGCGCCGGTTCGCCGCTCAAGGCGATCTTCACCGCCGGCGACGAGGTGGTGGAGCGCCGGAGTGAGACGGCGCTCGCCCCGGCCGCGCAGCGCGCCCTCGACTACGCCAAGCTGCGCGAACAGCTCGGGCGCCTGGGCGAGACACCGTTCACGTTAGGCGCGCTCGACGTGACGGCGCTCGCCGACGGGCTCTTCCTTCCCGTGAGCGAGATCAACCGCCTGCGGCAGGCGGCGGTCGACGAGCTGCTGGTCCGGCGTGACTGGGCACGCGTGGCCCAGCTGGCAGAACGCGATGCGCGCATCGCCGACGCCGTTTCGACGCCGCCGGCGCCAGCCGTCCCGGTGCACGATGGCTTCACCCTCTCGGCGGAAGTGGCGTCGCTCGAGGATGCGCGCACCGCCGCGGCGGCGGGCGCCACGGAGGTCATCTTCGACCCGTTCCTGCGCCATCCCATTCCGCCGGCCTCGCGCCTGGCGACGCTGCGCGACGAGCTGGCGGCGAGCGGCGTGACGCTGCGCCTGCGCACCCCCACCATCGTGCGTCCCGAGGAACGGCGCACCCTGGACAAGTGGCTCGCGTTGCAGCTCCCGATTCTGACCGGGCATGCCGGTCTCGCGGTGGCGCTCGCGGGCGGGGGGCGCGACGTGGCCGCCGACTACGCCGTGAACGTCTTCAATGCGTACACCGCCGCCGAGTTCTTCTCGCGGGGCGTCGCACGCATCGCCGCGTCGGTCGAACTCACCGCCGACGAGATCGTGCAGCTGGTGGCGCCGTGGGAAGGGCGCGGATTCGAGGTCGTCGCGTACGGCCGCCCCGAGGGGATGACCATCGAGCACTGTGTCCTTTCGGCGGCCTTCGATCGGGAGGCCACGACCTGTCGTGACCTCTGCGTACAGAAGCACCCGGTCGTCGAAATCACCGACCCCGCCGGCTATACCTTCCCCGTCGCGACCGACGCGGCGTGCCGGAATCGCCTGCTGCACTCGCGCCCGATCGAAGGGTCCGAGTTCGTCCCGCGCCTCTGGGCGGCCGGGGTGCGGAGCTACCGCCTCCTGTTCAACGTCCCGGGCGACCCCGTCGCCTTGGTCGTGGGCGAGTTCGCACGCCTCTGCTCGGCCCTCGCACGCGGCGAACAGGCGCCGGCGCTCGCGGTGCGGGAACGCCTCGAGCATCAGTTCACGCGCGGTCACTTCGCGCGCGCGGTCTAG
- a CDS encoding response regulator encodes MTDALIDSVALWTAVTLGALFGGQVLIRRTRARSLEDVPSPAPPWGVLALGGAGAVQFAVALLQAATSPPTDVSSLLPIVLGGLLGATSVYYAAALWQRPREGRQSRSANEHRGVAAAEAGADAPTLVDPLPSDAPALPPAPSRLAALLLEGPTDDGATSFSADPAEFDARVMHANRMQSIGRLAGGIAHDFNNLLTSILTSAELAREAVPDEHGITPDLEEIRRAGTRASELTRQLLAFARRDVSRPRVLDANTLLANLAMMLRRLLGETITLHISLGNDLPLLLADPAQLEQVIVNLAVNARDAMPHGGELQLRSFRGAPRQDHGGATRSAGVVLEVQDTGLGMSAEVRQRLFEPFFTTKMPGRGTGLGLATCHAIITAHNGEIEVESVEGRGSTFRVWLPSTEERDEGRSAATFEEHPRSPGDAAQVILLVEDDGDVRASTARALRRAGYVVLDAGDGEEALQLVAARPTPVDLVVTDVVMPRLGGAELARRLQQRWPELPVLFMSGYPGDSPKVAEVEATGAHVLEKPYTPTILLFEIRLRLDATRPA; translated from the coding sequence ATGACGGATGCCTTGATCGATTCAGTCGCCCTCTGGACGGCCGTGACGTTAGGCGCGCTGTTCGGGGGGCAGGTCCTCATACGACGTACGCGCGCCCGCTCCCTCGAGGACGTGCCGTCCCCGGCACCTCCGTGGGGCGTCCTGGCGCTCGGCGGCGCCGGCGCAGTCCAGTTCGCCGTGGCACTGCTGCAGGCGGCGACGTCGCCGCCTACCGACGTATCGTCGCTGCTCCCGATCGTGCTCGGCGGCCTCTTGGGCGCGACGTCGGTCTACTACGCGGCGGCGCTCTGGCAACGACCGCGGGAGGGTCGCCAGTCGCGGTCGGCCAACGAGCACCGAGGCGTGGCGGCGGCCGAGGCAGGCGCGGATGCGCCCACGTTGGTGGATCCGCTCCCGAGCGACGCCCCCGCCCTTCCGCCGGCGCCGTCGCGACTGGCCGCCCTGCTACTCGAGGGGCCAACGGACGACGGCGCGACCTCGTTCTCGGCGGATCCGGCGGAGTTCGACGCACGCGTGATGCACGCCAACCGCATGCAGAGCATCGGACGGCTGGCGGGAGGCATCGCACACGATTTCAACAACCTCCTCACATCGATCCTCACGAGCGCGGAACTCGCGCGCGAGGCGGTCCCGGACGAGCATGGGATCACGCCTGACCTGGAGGAGATCCGACGGGCCGGGACGCGCGCCTCGGAGCTGACGCGCCAACTCCTCGCCTTCGCCCGTCGCGACGTGAGTCGCCCCCGGGTGCTCGACGCCAATACGCTCCTCGCGAACCTGGCGATGATGTTGCGCCGATTGCTGGGCGAGACGATCACCCTGCACATCTCGTTAGGGAACGACCTCCCCCTCCTGCTGGCCGATCCGGCGCAGCTCGAGCAAGTGATCGTCAACCTCGCGGTGAACGCGCGTGATGCCATGCCCCACGGGGGGGAGTTGCAGCTGCGCAGCTTCCGCGGGGCGCCCCGGCAGGATCACGGCGGGGCCACACGCTCGGCTGGCGTCGTGCTCGAGGTCCAGGATACGGGGCTCGGGATGAGCGCGGAGGTGCGCCAGCGCCTGTTCGAGCCGTTCTTCACGACGAAGATGCCCGGGCGCGGCACAGGACTTGGGCTCGCGACCTGCCACGCCATCATCACGGCGCACAACGGGGAGATCGAGGTGGAGAGCGTGGAAGGACGGGGGTCGACCTTCCGCGTCTGGCTCCCGAGCACCGAGGAGCGCGATGAGGGGCGCAGTGCCGCGACGTTCGAGGAGCACCCGCGATCGCCAGGTGATGCCGCGCAGGTGATCCTCCTCGTCGAGGACGACGGGGACGTGCGAGCCTCGACCGCCCGCGCGCTGCGCCGCGCGGGCTACGTGGTGCTCGACGCCGGCGATGGCGAAGAGGCGTTGCAGCTGGTGGCGGCACGCCCCACCCCGGTCGACCTGGTCGTCACCGATGTCGTCATGCCGCGTTTGGGGGGAGCCGAGTTGGCGCGCCGACTCCAGCAACGCTGGCCCGAGCTGCCGGTCCTCTTCATGTCCGGGTATCCCGGCGACTCGCCCAAGGTGGCGGAGGTCGAGGCGACGGGCGCGCACGTGCTCGAGAAGCCGTACACGCCGACGATCCTCCTGTTCGAGATCCGGCTTCGGCTGGACGCCACGCGACCCGCCTGA
- a CDS encoding isoprenylcysteine carboxylmethyltransferase family protein has protein sequence MTLSRLASRLRLPLGFVVGGLYLAFARPSRETLLAGAIVAFLGILVRAWAAGHIIKNDKLATTGPYAHTRNPLYFGGFLIACGFAIAAHWALLIFVAVFWLLIYGPTIARERAKILEKFPDTYPDFERNVPAFFPRLTAWKGSGQGEGTPFSAALYMRHGEWRALMGYLGGMTWLVLRLRGVIG, from the coding sequence GTGACCCTTTCGCGTCTCGCGTCACGGCTCCGGCTCCCCCTCGGCTTCGTGGTCGGGGGGCTCTATCTCGCCTTCGCCCGCCCCAGCCGAGAGACGCTGCTCGCCGGCGCGATCGTCGCCTTCCTCGGGATCCTCGTCCGGGCCTGGGCGGCGGGGCACATCATCAAGAACGACAAGCTCGCGACCACCGGGCCCTACGCCCACACCCGCAACCCGCTGTACTTCGGGGGCTTTCTCATCGCCTGCGGCTTCGCCATCGCCGCGCACTGGGCGCTCCTGATCTTCGTGGCCGTCTTCTGGTTGCTGATCTACGGCCCCACGATCGCGCGCGAGCGCGCCAAGATCCTCGAGAAGTTCCCCGACACGTATCCCGACTTCGAGCGGAATGTCCCTGCCTTCTTTCCTCGTCTTACCGCGTGGAAGGGCTCCGGGCAGGGGGAGGGAACCCCCTTTAGCGCCGCGCTCTACATGCGGCATGGCGAATGGCGGGCGCTGATGGGCTATCTTGGGGGCATGACATGGTTGGTCTTGCGACTGCGGGGAGTCATCGGATGA
- a CDS encoding sulfite exporter TauE/SafE family protein translates to MNVGMLTFVGVGFLVGFRHAFEPDHLAAVTTLATRGRGLGHAARLGVAWGIGHTASVAIVAVALIVLGVHVPDRFYRIAEMGVALLLVLLGVSTLWGEARRHRRGLGLPHAHAHDAHAPHSHDPGIRTVTRSLWFGVAHGMAGSGAVVVLLVAAASSIQAQFGYLAAFGLGTVAGMSTVSFLTGAVSGLAAARSDRVASRIRVGAALASSLVGVMLGWRTFLG, encoded by the coding sequence ATGAACGTGGGGATGCTGACGTTCGTCGGCGTGGGGTTCCTCGTCGGCTTCCGTCATGCCTTCGAGCCCGATCACCTCGCCGCCGTCACCACGCTGGCCACGCGTGGCCGCGGGCTGGGGCACGCCGCGCGGCTCGGCGTCGCGTGGGGGATCGGACACACGGCCAGCGTCGCCATCGTCGCCGTCGCCCTCATCGTGCTTGGCGTCCACGTCCCCGACCGCTTCTATCGCATCGCCGAGATGGGCGTCGCCCTCCTGCTCGTCCTGCTCGGCGTCTCCACGCTCTGGGGCGAAGCGCGACGGCACCGTCGTGGGCTCGGCCTCCCGCACGCGCACGCCCACGACGCGCACGCTCCGCATTCGCACGACCCCGGCATCCGGACGGTGACACGCTCCCTCTGGTTTGGGGTCGCCCACGGCATGGCCGGAAGCGGCGCCGTCGTCGTGCTGCTCGTCGCCGCGGCCTCGTCCATCCAGGCGCAGTTTGGCTACCTCGCCGCGTTCGGGCTCGGCACGGTGGCGGGCATGTCGACCGTCTCTTTCCTGACCGGCGCCGTCTCCGGCCTCGCCGCTGCGCGGAGCGACCGCGTCGCGAGCCGCATCCGCGTTGGCGCAGCGCTCGCCTCGTCGCTCGTTGGGGTGATGCTCGGGTGGCGGACCTTTCTCGGCTAG
- a CDS encoding RecQ family ATP-dependent DNA helicase, translated as MSRIASPTDEMLRRFGIAALRPTQRAAFDAVASGRDVLVILPTGGGKSLCYQLPAACGLTPSLVISPLVALMKDQVDALRRRGLRAAQLSGAVSQEEREAAWRALEAKALDLLYLAPEALSAPRTRERLARAAPRLLAVDEAHCISEWGESFRPAYLALGAVREALGAPPTVALTATATPRTARDIIGRLALRDPLVLAGGFDRANLRLRVEPVPDDTTRLTRLLALARGAPGPAVMYASTRRGTEQLAAAITRGGISAAPFHAGLPAGERGRLQDRFHANDLAVIVATNAFGMGVDKPDVRLVAHAEPPLTLEAYYQEAGRGGRDGGMAECHLLCGPNDLARARARLAAGRVTEPLLRRLVACVAATEAHCAHAATEGDATVPLAQATNTPARDVAAALRLLCEAGVLEPGPRGGILRLVATDRRLATDPTLDPADVAALQALRSCDERLARQGAPLPHRLLAGVAPGGDVARFLARVQGRQLGVWYPVGPAWRITRPPSDAVLAQLVARHATRQARDLWRHAQLARLVETTRCRRLVLLRYFGDAGPAGPCGACDVCGCGA; from the coding sequence ATGTCACGCATTGCGTCACCGACAGACGAGATGCTGCGGCGCTTTGGCATCGCCGCCTTGCGTCCAACCCAGCGCGCCGCCTTCGACGCGGTCGCCAGCGGCCGCGACGTGCTCGTCATCCTTCCCACGGGCGGCGGCAAGTCGCTCTGCTACCAGCTGCCGGCCGCCTGCGGACTCACGCCGTCGCTGGTGATCTCCCCGCTGGTGGCCCTGATGAAGGACCAGGTCGATGCGCTCCGCCGTCGGGGCCTGCGCGCGGCGCAGCTCTCGGGGGCCGTGAGCCAGGAGGAGCGCGAGGCGGCCTGGCGCGCCCTCGAGGCCAAGGCGCTCGATCTCCTGTATCTCGCCCCCGAGGCGCTCTCGGCGCCGCGCACGCGCGAACGCCTGGCCCGCGCCGCCCCGCGCCTCCTGGCCGTCGACGAGGCGCATTGCATCTCGGAGTGGGGCGAGTCGTTCCGGCCGGCGTATCTCGCCCTCGGCGCGGTGCGCGAGGCCCTGGGCGCACCGCCCACCGTCGCGCTCACGGCCACCGCCACCCCGCGCACGGCCCGCGACATCATCGGCCGTCTCGCCCTGCGCGATCCCCTGGTGCTCGCCGGCGGCTTCGATCGCGCGAACCTCCGGCTGCGGGTCGAGCCCGTCCCCGATGACACCACCCGCCTAACGCGCCTGCTCGCCCTGGCGCGTGGCGCCCCCGGTCCCGCCGTGATGTATGCGTCCACGCGACGCGGCACCGAGCAGCTGGCGGCCGCCATCACCCGCGGCGGCATCAGCGCCGCCCCCTTTCACGCCGGGCTCCCTGCCGGGGAGCGCGGGCGCCTGCAGGACCGGTTTCACGCCAACGACCTTGCCGTCATCGTCGCCACCAACGCCTTCGGCATGGGGGTCGACAAGCCCGACGTGCGCCTCGTGGCCCACGCCGAGCCGCCGCTCACGCTCGAGGCCTACTATCAAGAGGCAGGGCGGGGCGGGCGGGACGGGGGGATGGCGGAGTGCCATCTCTTGTGCGGGCCTAACGATCTCGCGCGGGCCCGGGCGCGCCTGGCCGCCGGCCGCGTCACCGAGCCACTGCTCCGGCGGTTGGTCGCGTGCGTCGCCGCCACCGAGGCCCACTGTGCGCACGCGGCCACCGAAGGTGATGCCACGGTGCCCCTGGCCCAAGCCACGAACACGCCGGCCCGGGACGTGGCCGCTGCACTCCGTTTGTTGTGCGAAGCCGGGGTGCTGGAACCCGGCCCGCGCGGTGGGATCCTCCGCCTTGTCGCGACCGATCGTCGGCTCGCCACCGACCCGACGCTCGACCCGGCGGACGTCGCCGCGCTCCAGGCGCTCCGGTCGTGTGATGAGCGCCTCGCGCGTCAGGGCGCCCCGCTCCCGCACCGCCTCCTCGCCGGTGTGGCGCCAGGCGGTGACGTCGCGCGTTTCCTGGCACGCGTGCAGGGACGGCAACTCGGCGTCTGGTATCCCGTGGGGCCCGCGTGGCGCATCACGCGCCCCCCGTCGGACGCCGTGCTCGCACAGCTGGTGGCGCGTCATGCCACGCGTCAGGCACGCGATCTCTGGCGCCATGCGCAGCTCGCGCGACTGGTGGAGACGACGCGTTGCCGCCGTCTGGTCCTGCTTCGATATTTCGGCGACGCCGGGCCGGCGGGACCATGCGGCGCGTGCGACGTGTGCGGTTGCGGGGCGTGA